One part of the Actinomyces howellii genome encodes these proteins:
- the leuC gene encoding 3-isopropylmalate dehydratase large subunit, which yields MGMTLAQKVWRDHVVAQGADGAPDLLYIDLHLVHEVTSPQAFEGLRLAGRRVRRPDLTLATEDHNTPTLDIDLPIADLTSRTQIDTLRANCAEFGVRLHSLGDADQGIVHAVGPQLGLTQPGMTVVCGDSHTSTHGAFGALAFGIGTSQVEHVLATQTLPIAPFKTMSVRIDGELPEGSGAKDIILAIIAKIGTNGAQGHVIEYRGRAIEQLSMEARMTICNMSIEAGARAGMIAPDQTTFDYLAGRPHAPVAEDWDEAVAYWSSLRTDDDAVFDTEVVLAAADIEPYVTWGTNPGQGLPISASVPVPEEIADATERRAAERAIEYMDLTPGTPLRDIRVDAVFLGSCTNGRIEDLRAAAEVLRGRRKAPGVRMLVVPASARIRIQAEAEGLDQVFTDFGAEWRNAGCSMCLAMNPDKLAPGERAASTSNRNFEGRQGKGGRTHLVSPVVAAATAVRGTLSTPADLGA from the coding sequence ATGGGAATGACCCTCGCGCAGAAGGTGTGGCGCGACCACGTCGTCGCCCAGGGTGCCGACGGGGCCCCCGACCTGCTCTACATCGACCTCCACCTCGTCCACGAGGTGACGAGCCCCCAGGCCTTCGAGGGCCTGCGCCTGGCGGGTCGCCGCGTCCGCCGCCCCGACCTGACGCTGGCCACCGAGGACCACAACACCCCGACCCTCGACATCGACCTGCCGATCGCCGACCTGACCAGCCGCACCCAGATCGACACCCTGCGGGCCAACTGCGCCGAGTTCGGGGTGCGTCTGCACTCCCTGGGCGACGCCGACCAGGGTATCGTCCACGCCGTCGGCCCCCAGCTCGGCCTGACCCAGCCGGGCATGACGGTCGTGTGCGGGGACTCCCACACCTCGACCCACGGCGCCTTCGGCGCGCTGGCCTTCGGCATCGGCACGAGCCAGGTCGAGCACGTCCTGGCCACCCAGACCCTGCCCATCGCGCCGTTCAAGACGATGAGCGTGCGCATCGACGGCGAGCTGCCCGAGGGAAGCGGTGCCAAGGACATCATCCTGGCGATCATCGCCAAGATCGGCACCAACGGCGCCCAGGGCCACGTCATCGAGTACCGCGGCCGGGCCATCGAGCAGCTCTCGATGGAGGCGCGCATGACGATCTGCAACATGAGCATCGAGGCCGGCGCACGGGCCGGCATGATCGCCCCCGACCAGACCACCTTCGACTACCTTGCCGGGCGTCCCCACGCCCCGGTGGCCGAGGACTGGGACGAGGCGGTCGCCTACTGGAGCTCCCTGCGCACCGACGACGACGCGGTCTTCGACACCGAGGTCGTCCTGGCGGCGGCCGACATCGAGCCCTACGTCACCTGGGGGACCAACCCCGGCCAGGGCCTGCCGATCTCGGCGAGCGTGCCGGTTCCCGAGGAGATCGCCGACGCCACCGAGCGTCGCGCGGCCGAGCGGGCCATCGAGTACATGGACCTGACTCCCGGCACGCCGCTGCGCGACATCCGGGTCGACGCCGTCTTCCTGGGCAGCTGCACCAACGGCCGCATCGAGGACCTGCGCGCCGCGGCCGAGGTCCTGCGAGGGCGCAGGAAGGCCCCGGGGGTGCGCATGCTCGTCGTGCCCGCCTCGGCGCGCATCCGCATCCAGGCCGAGGCCGAGGGCCTCGACCAGGTCTTCACGGACTTCGGTGCCGAGTGGCGCAACGCCGGCTGCTCGATGTGCCTGGCGATGAACCCCGACAAGCTCGCCCCGGGGGAGCGCGCCGCCTCGACCTCCAACCGCAACTTCGAGGGGCGTCAGGGCAAGGGCGGGCGCACCCACCTCGTGTCCCCGGTCGTCGCCGCCGCCACCGCCGTTCGCGGCACGCTGTCCACCCCCGCCGACCTGGGCGCCTGA